The proteins below come from a single uncultured delta proteobacterium genomic window:
- a CDS encoding exported hypothetical protein (Evidence 5 : No homology to any previously reported sequences), with amino-acid sequence MPRGRKGRAGHRMGLLRTALARLALVRLHLLLLGCTAMANVRSFDADAGKSQTVGSHSPPLL; translated from the coding sequence ATGCCGCGCGGGAGAAAGGGCCGTGCGGGTCACCGCATGGGGCTGCTCCGCACGGCCCTTGCCCGTCTTGCCCTGGTCCGGTTACATTTGTTATTATTAGGATGCACTGCCATGGCAAATGTAAGGAGTTTCGATGCCGACGCCGGAAAAAGCCAAACGGTTGGAAGCCATAGCCCGCCTTTACTATGA
- a CDS encoding hypothetical protein (Evidence 5 : No homology to any previously reported sequences), whose protein sequence is MPSTLRVYQFHHQRVSEWYKVSLEVLQLKNKKKLQAVQSIA, encoded by the coding sequence ATGCCCTCAACCTTACGTGTCTACCAATTCCACCACCAGCGCGTGTCAGAGTGGTATAAAGTGAGCCTTGAAGTTTTGCAACTAAAAAATAAAAAAAAATTGCAGGCCGTGCAATCGATTGCCTAG
- a CDS encoding conserved hypothetical protein (Evidence 4 : Homologs of previously reported genes of unknown function), which produces MPTPEKAKRLEAIARLYYEQGRTQDEIARELKVSRPLISRLLREAREAGIVEIRIHSPQEKDNLLLAQAKNLFGLRDGTLLSPAGDDSRTNQVLAQAALDYIRAQGGGRVGLGWGHVIGALVRILETRTPERGVITDICPMVGNSGVSIRYYHSNENVRIVAHHTLASPHYLHTPAFAETRQEMDLLRQTENYKTVSRQWDMLDIALVNIGNHPSSPDFASVARYGKLLAERQAVGRLIAYYYTVDGEIIHSDKDYAIQIPLSSLARSRHVVGVCSANCSPKSLAGALRTGLLTHLIATGDMLDKAMRIADA; this is translated from the coding sequence ATGCCGACGCCGGAAAAAGCCAAACGGTTGGAAGCCATAGCCCGCCTTTACTATGAGCAGGGGCGGACACAGGACGAAATCGCCCGCGAGCTGAAGGTTTCGCGCCCTTTGATCAGCCGGTTGCTGCGCGAGGCGCGGGAAGCGGGCATCGTGGAGATCCGCATCCATTCGCCCCAGGAAAAAGACAATCTCCTGCTGGCACAGGCCAAGAACCTTTTCGGGCTGCGCGACGGCACACTTCTTTCCCCGGCCGGGGACGACAGCCGGACCAACCAGGTGCTGGCCCAGGCGGCGTTGGACTATATCCGCGCCCAGGGCGGCGGCCGCGTCGGGCTGGGCTGGGGGCACGTCATCGGCGCGCTTGTCCGGATTCTGGAAACCAGAACCCCGGAGCGAGGCGTTATCACCGACATCTGCCCCATGGTGGGCAACAGCGGCGTGTCCATCCGGTACTACCACTCCAATGAGAACGTCCGGATCGTGGCCCACCACACCCTGGCCTCCCCCCATTATCTGCATACCCCGGCTTTTGCCGAAACCCGCCAGGAAATGGACCTTCTCCGCCAGACGGAAAATTACAAGACTGTCAGTCGGCAATGGGACATGCTCGATATCGCGCTCGTCAATATCGGCAATCACCCGTCCAGCCCGGACTTCGCCTCCGTCGCCCGGTACGGCAAGCTCCTTGCCGAACGGCAGGCCGTGGGGCGCCTTATCGCCTATTATTACACCGTTGACGGAGAAATTATACACTCCGACAAGGATTATGCCATTCAGATCCCCCTGTCCTCCCTGGCCAGAAGCCGCCATGTGGTCGGCGTATGCTCGGCCAATTGCAGCCCCAAGTCCCTGGCGGGCGCTCTGCGCACGGGCCTCCTGACGCACCTTATCGCAACCGGCGACATGCTGGACAAGGCCATGCGTATTGCCGACGCGTGA
- a CDS encoding hypothetical protein (Evidence 5 : No homology to any previously reported sequences) has product MWVRVPPSAPKFSSLLGSFIFLKKFAHYLEGLMAARLCGFESHLAHQNLAPYWGALFF; this is encoded by the coding sequence GTGTGGGTTCGAGTCCCACCTAGCGCACCAAAATTTAGCTCCCTATTGGGGAGCTTTATTTTTTTAAAAAAGTTTGCACACTACCTTGAGGGCCTTATGGCCGCAAGGCTGTGTGGGTTCGAGTCCCACCTAGCGCACCAAAATTTAGCTCCCTATTGGGGAGCTTTATTTTTTTAA